The genomic interval AACCATCGTCAAAGAAGCTGTGGCTAAGTCCCTGCTGTACTCTGACATCACCCGTCCCGGTGGTAACATGTACACCACCCGTCGCTATGCTGCTTGCATCCGCGACCTCGACTACTACCTCCGCTACTCCACCTATGCCATGTTGGCTGGTGATCCTTCCATCCTCGATGAGCGCGTGCTCAACGGTTTGAAAGAAACCTACAACTCCTTGGGTGTACCGGTTGGTGCAACTGTGCAAGCCATCCAAGCCATGAAAGAAGTGACCGCTAGCCTAGTGGGCTCTGACGCTGGTAAGGAAATGGGTGTTTACTTCGACTACAT from Leptolyngbya sp. CCY15150 carries:
- the apcB gene encoding allophycocyanin subunit beta, with the protein product MQDAITSVINSSDVQGKYLDASAMEKLKGYFQSGELRVRAASTISANAATIVKEAVAKSLLYSDITRPGGNMYTTRRYAACIRDLDYYLRYSTYAMLAGDPSILDERVLNGLKETYNSLGVPVGATVQAIQAMKEVTASLVGSDAGKEMGVYFDYICSGLS